One Amblyomma americanum isolate KBUSLIRL-KWMA chromosome 8, ASM5285725v1, whole genome shotgun sequence DNA window includes the following coding sequences:
- the LOC144100975 gene encoding zinc finger X-chromosomal protein-like isoform X1, translating to MPTGSANTPKSCWHCTAATTAHSPAIMPVARHERTHIGPGEQFFVCQVCQKSFTLPGLLNQHLRYHTAEKWHKCADCGELFRHQSSLVRHCRQQHEGNNATAHVCPDCGKRFCFKSDLSKHMLIHTTEKPHICSQCGQGFRQRAHVKRHERAMHGSQHPGGEGPQGFSQVVEVKKEESAD from the exons ATGCCCACCGGCAGCGCGAACACCCCCAAGAGTTGCTGGCATTGCACCGCTGCAACTACTGCCCATTCTCCGGCGATAATGC CTGTAGCCAGGCACGAGAGGACCCACATTGGACCCGGGGAACAGTTTTTTGTGTGCCAGGTCTGCCAGAAGAGCTTCACACTGCCGGGGCTTCTCAACCAACACCTTCGCTACCACACGGCAGAGAAGTGGCACAAGTGCGCCGACTGCGGCGAGCTCTTCCGCCATCAGTCCAGTCTGGTGCGTCACTGCAGGCAGCAGCACGAGGGCAACAACGCGACTGCACATGTGTGTCCCGACTGCGGAAAGAGGTTTTGCTTCAAGAGTGACCTGAGCAAACACATGCTTATCCATACCACAGAAAAGCCCCACATCTGCTCGCAGTGTGGACAGGGGTTCAGGCAACGTGCACATGTCAAGAGGCATGAAAGGGCAATGCACGGCtctcagcatcctggtggtgaaGGACCGCAGGGCTTCAGTCAAGTGGTAGAGGTGAAAAAGGAGGAATCTGCAGACTAG